One Phreatobacter oligotrophus genomic region harbors:
- a CDS encoding Bug family tripartite tricarboxylate transporter substrate binding protein codes for MRTLTRREAVALGGAILTVAAGGSLQALPSELKIMAPAAPGGGWDQTARVMQGVLTAERIVRSAQVTNVAGAGGIIGIAQFVNGSKGDPTALMVSGFVMVGAILMNRAPVTLEAVTPIARLTGEWQALVVAANSPIKTPQDLVAALKADVAKVSWGGGSAGGVDHITAAMFAGLAGADGSKVNYIAHSGGGEAMAAILSNRVTVGVGGGSEFEQHVKGRRLRWIGLTAPQGTAGLPGPTLSEQGIKLELQNWRGVFAAPGITEAQRAELGQLVESMVKSKGWADQLAAKGWQDTYLGASAFEAFLKEEIARVSAVLGQLGLVRA; via the coding sequence ATGCGGACTTTGACGCGGCGCGAGGCCGTCGCCCTCGGCGGCGCCATCCTGACCGTCGCCGCAGGCGGGAGCCTGCAGGCGCTTCCGAGCGAGCTGAAGATCATGGCGCCGGCGGCGCCGGGCGGTGGCTGGGACCAGACCGCCCGCGTCATGCAGGGCGTCCTCACCGCCGAGCGCATCGTCCGCTCCGCCCAGGTGACCAATGTCGCGGGCGCCGGCGGCATCATCGGCATCGCCCAGTTCGTCAACGGCTCGAAGGGCGATCCGACGGCGCTGATGGTCTCCGGCTTCGTCATGGTCGGCGCCATCCTGATGAACCGCGCGCCCGTCACCCTTGAAGCGGTGACGCCGATCGCCCGCCTGACCGGCGAGTGGCAGGCGCTCGTTGTGGCCGCCAATTCACCGATCAAGACGCCGCAGGACCTCGTCGCGGCCCTCAAGGCCGACGTCGCCAAGGTGAGCTGGGGCGGCGGCTCGGCGGGTGGTGTCGACCACATCACCGCCGCCATGTTCGCGGGCCTGGCCGGCGCTGACGGCTCCAAGGTGAACTACATCGCCCATTCCGGCGGCGGCGAGGCCATGGCGGCGATCCTGTCGAACCGCGTCACGGTCGGTGTCGGCGGCGGCAGCGAGTTCGAGCAGCACGTCAAGGGCCGTCGCCTGCGCTGGATCGGCCTCACCGCCCCGCAGGGCACCGCCGGCCTTCCCGGCCCGACCCTGTCCGAGCAGGGCATCAAGCTGGAGCTGCAGAACTGGCGCGGCGTCTTCGCCGCGCCCGGCATCACCGAGGCGCAGCGCGCCGAACTCGGCCAGCTCGTCGAGAGCATGGTCAAGTCCAAGGGATGGGCCGACCAGCTCGCCGCCAAGGGCTGGCAGGACACCTATCTCGGCGCCAGCGCCTTCGAGGCCTTCCTCAAGGAGGAGATCGCCCGCGTCTCCGCCGTGCTCGGCCAGCTTGGCCTGGTGAGGGCGTGA
- the gor gene encoding glutathione-disulfide reductase, translating to MSSAADPRFDVDLFVIGGGSGGVRAARIAATHGARVMVAEEYRMGGTCVIRGCVPKKLMVYASQFHEHFEDAAGFGWTVGETSFDWPRFIAAKDREITRLEGIYGTNLTKAGVEIVAQRATVAGPNAVTLADGRTITAKYILIATGGRPSVDESLPGREHTISSNEVFHLPEQPKRIVIAGGGYIAVEFAGVFAGLGSEVTLVYRGDKVLRGFDEDVRDHLMAEYAKKGIRLVMGEVFSSIEKGADGLTVSFRNGHAPVVADQVLMAIGRKPNTAGLGLEAAGVKLGKAGEVLVDADSRTSVPSIYAVGDVTDRVNLTPVAIREGHAFADTVFGGKAWTADHQLIPTAVFSEPEIGTVGLSEAEALATGCALDVYKATFRPMKHTISGRDTRMLMKLLVDGETDRVLGVHVCGPDAGEMIQLAGIAVKMGATKADFDSTMAVHPTAAEELVTMRTPSHRHPKAPKAA from the coding sequence ATGAGCTCCGCTGCCGATCCCCGCTTCGACGTCGACCTCTTCGTCATCGGAGGTGGCTCCGGTGGCGTCCGCGCGGCGCGGATCGCCGCCACCCATGGCGCCCGGGTCATGGTCGCCGAGGAATACCGGATGGGCGGCACCTGCGTGATCCGCGGCTGCGTGCCGAAGAAGCTGATGGTCTACGCCTCGCAGTTCCACGAGCATTTCGAGGACGCTGCCGGCTTCGGCTGGACGGTCGGGGAGACGTCCTTTGACTGGCCGCGCTTCATCGCCGCCAAGGACCGCGAGATCACCCGCCTCGAAGGCATCTACGGCACCAACCTGACCAAGGCCGGTGTCGAGATCGTCGCCCAGCGCGCCACCGTCGCCGGGCCCAACGCCGTGACGCTCGCCGATGGCCGCACCATCACCGCGAAATACATCCTCATCGCCACCGGTGGCCGCCCCTCCGTGGACGAGAGCCTGCCCGGCCGCGAGCACACGATCTCCTCCAACGAGGTCTTCCACCTGCCCGAACAGCCGAAGCGCATCGTCATCGCCGGCGGCGGCTACATCGCCGTCGAGTTCGCCGGCGTCTTCGCCGGCCTCGGCTCGGAGGTGACCCTCGTCTATCGCGGCGACAAGGTGCTGCGCGGCTTCGACGAGGATGTGCGCGACCACCTCATGGCGGAGTACGCCAAGAAGGGCATCCGCCTCGTCATGGGCGAGGTCTTCTCATCCATCGAGAAGGGCGCCGACGGCCTCACCGTCAGCTTCCGCAACGGCCATGCGCCGGTGGTCGCCGACCAGGTGCTCATGGCCATCGGCCGCAAGCCCAACACGGCAGGCCTCGGCCTCGAGGCGGCAGGCGTGAAGCTCGGCAAGGCCGGCGAGGTGCTGGTCGACGCCGACAGCCGCACCTCCGTGCCGTCGATCTATGCGGTGGGCGACGTCACCGACCGGGTGAACCTCACCCCGGTCGCCATCCGCGAGGGCCATGCCTTCGCCGACACGGTCTTCGGCGGAAAGGCCTGGACGGCGGACCACCAGCTCATCCCCACCGCCGTCTTCTCGGAGCCCGAGATCGGCACGGTTGGCCTGTCGGAGGCCGAGGCGCTCGCCACCGGCTGCGCCCTCGACGTCTACAAGGCGACCTTCCGTCCCATGAAGCACACCATTTCCGGCCGCGACACGCGGATGCTGATGAAGCTGCTGGTCGATGGCGAGACCGACCGCGTCCTCGGCGTCCATGTTTGCGGGCCGGATGCGGGCGAGATGATCCAGCTCGCCGGCATCGCCGTGAAGATGGGGGCGACCAAGGCGGATTTCGATTCAACCATGGCCGTGCATCCGACGGCGGCGGAAGAGCTCGTCACCATGCGCACCCCAAGCCACCGGCACCCGAAGGCGCCGAAGGCGGCCTGA
- a CDS encoding SH3 domain-containing protein, whose protein sequence is MIRHVLAGLAAAVLATSLVAAPAAATTSVCEVAETSDGFAALRASPSPEAREIARMRTGHIVVMQVDQSGEVIRRGRWTKVMYWPGGDHVLPSQPAYRTGRTGWVASRLIDICG, encoded by the coding sequence ATGATCCGCCATGTCCTTGCCGGCCTCGCCGCCGCTGTCCTCGCGACCAGCCTTGTCGCCGCGCCTGCGGCCGCCACCACCTCCGTCTGCGAGGTGGCGGAGACCTCGGATGGCTTCGCGGCCCTGCGCGCCTCTCCCTCACCCGAGGCGCGGGAAATTGCCCGCATGAGGACCGGGCACATCGTCGTGATGCAGGTCGATCAGTCCGGCGAGGTCATTCGCCGCGGCCGCTGGACCAAGGTCATGTACTGGCCGGGCGGCGACCATGTGCTGCCGAGCCAGCCGGCGTACCGGACGGGCCGGACCGGCTGGGTCGCGAGCCGCCTCATCGACATCTGCGGCTGA
- a CDS encoding penicillin acylase family protein, translated as MRIVKTIVKWATALVLLLVAGVLGVGLWYVRSVEPQVAGTITLPGFQKPVEVLRDQEGVPHIFAESDLDAVAALGFVHAQDRLWQMEMNRRIASGRLSELVGAPGLETDRFLRTIGIRRAAEAIFANLDAETRVQLAAYARGVNAYLTTRSSPLPPEFWLLRAPAPEPWTPIDSIGWSLMMALDLGGNFNAEITRMRLAQRGLTMEQIGQFLPPYPGETWPALPDYTALYRSLGGQTQRAAALIRAFDFGIEGLGSNNWVVSGARSETGKPLLANDPHLGLSAPALWYFARLTSPAGTVIGATLPGVPSVVLGRNDRIAWGFTNTGPDVQDVFIEKVDPADPTRYQTPDGWARFETVREVIQVRGAPDEVLNVRISRHGPIISDGASGGATQAVPQGHALALQWTALSPDNLTVQAFARLNAARNWEQFREAARHYAVPQQNMVYADVDGNIGFIAAGRVPVRRPDNDLKGLFPAPGWDARYDWAGFIPFEELPQEFNPARGYRITANERITPEGYPHHITFEWSTPQRADRIAELLAATSRHGMASFRAIQADHRSNAMREALPLLLAAHPKGEAERARQVPETVRQVVAALASFDGTMATDRAEPLVVAAWMRELTRLVYADELGPRLFATLWDQRHSFMMSVLKDQNGAAAWCNAEGRPQSCAVLVSRALDLALEDLTKRYGADWRAWRWGTAHDALSEHRPFSRVAQLAPLFDVRVPVPGDTYTVNVNRYTIRNEAGPFVSRHSASLRAIYDMADPERSVFMHSTGQSGIPTSRLYRNLAERWARVEFMAMRTDRAEIEKGAMGRLVLQPR; from the coding sequence ATGCGCATCGTGAAGACCATCGTCAAATGGGCCACCGCCCTCGTCCTGCTGCTGGTGGCCGGCGTTCTCGGGGTGGGGCTCTGGTATGTCCGCTCCGTCGAGCCGCAGGTGGCCGGCACGATCACCCTGCCGGGCTTCCAGAAGCCGGTGGAGGTGCTGCGCGACCAGGAGGGCGTGCCGCACATCTTTGCCGAGAGCGACCTCGATGCGGTCGCCGCGCTCGGCTTTGTCCACGCCCAGGACCGGCTGTGGCAGATGGAGATGAACCGGCGCATCGCCAGTGGCCGCCTGTCCGAACTCGTCGGCGCGCCGGGGCTGGAGACGGATCGCTTCCTCAGGACCATCGGCATCCGCCGCGCCGCCGAGGCCATCTTCGCCAATCTCGATGCCGAGACGCGGGTGCAGCTTGCCGCCTATGCGCGCGGGGTGAATGCCTATCTCACCACCCGGTCCTCGCCGCTGCCGCCCGAATTCTGGCTGCTGCGGGCCCCGGCTCCTGAGCCCTGGACGCCGATCGATTCCATTGGCTGGTCGCTGATGATGGCGCTCGATCTTGGCGGCAATTTCAACGCCGAGATCACCCGGATGCGGCTCGCCCAGCGGGGCCTCACCATGGAGCAGATCGGCCAGTTCCTGCCGCCCTATCCCGGCGAGACCTGGCCGGCGCTGCCGGACTACACCGCGCTCTACCGCTCGCTCGGCGGCCAGACCCAGCGGGCGGCAGCTCTCATCCGCGCCTTTGATTTCGGCATCGAGGGCCTCGGCTCCAACAACTGGGTCGTCTCCGGCGCCCGTTCCGAGACCGGCAAGCCGCTGCTCGCCAATGATCCGCATCTCGGGCTGTCTGCGCCAGCGCTCTGGTACTTTGCCCGCCTCACCTCGCCCGCCGGCACGGTGATCGGCGCGACATTGCCGGGCGTGCCGAGCGTCGTCCTCGGTCGCAACGATCGCATCGCCTGGGGCTTCACCAATACGGGGCCGGACGTGCAGGACGTCTTCATCGAGAAGGTCGACCCGGCCGATCCCACCCGCTACCAGACCCCGGACGGCTGGGCCCGCTTCGAGACGGTGCGCGAGGTCATCCAGGTGCGCGGCGCGCCGGACGAGGTGCTGAATGTCCGCATCTCCCGCCACGGCCCCATCATCTCGGACGGTGCGTCGGGCGGCGCCACGCAGGCCGTGCCGCAGGGCCACGCGCTGGCGCTGCAATGGACGGCGCTGTCGCCCGACAATCTGACGGTGCAGGCCTTCGCCCGGCTCAACGCGGCGCGCAACTGGGAGCAGTTCCGCGAGGCCGCCCGTCATTACGCCGTGCCTCAGCAGAACATGGTCTATGCCGATGTCGACGGGAACATCGGCTTCATCGCTGCGGGGCGCGTGCCGGTGCGTCGTCCCGACAACGACCTGAAGGGCCTGTTCCCGGCTCCCGGCTGGGACGCCCGTTACGACTGGGCCGGCTTCATTCCGTTCGAGGAGCTGCCGCAGGAGTTCAATCCGGCCCGCGGCTATCGCATCACCGCCAACGAGCGGATCACGCCCGAGGGCTATCCGCACCACATCACCTTCGAATGGTCCACGCCGCAGCGCGCCGACCGCATCGCCGAATTGCTGGCCGCCACCTCGCGCCACGGCATGGCGAGCTTCCGCGCCATCCAGGCGGATCACCGGTCCAACGCCATGCGCGAGGCGCTGCCGCTCCTCCTCGCCGCCCACCCGAAGGGCGAGGCCGAGCGGGCGCGGCAGGTGCCCGAGACAGTCCGACAGGTGGTCGCCGCGCTGGCCAGCTTCGACGGCACCATGGCGACCGACCGGGCAGAACCGCTCGTCGTCGCGGCCTGGATGCGCGAGTTGACGCGGCTGGTCTATGCCGACGAACTGGGTCCGCGGCTGTTTGCAACGCTGTGGGACCAGCGCCACAGCTTCATGATGAGCGTGCTGAAGGACCAGAACGGCGCGGCCGCCTGGTGCAATGCCGAGGGGCGGCCGCAGAGCTGCGCCGTGCTCGTGTCGCGTGCGTTGGATCTGGCGCTCGAGGACCTCACGAAGCGCTACGGGGCCGACTGGCGCGCCTGGCGCTGGGGTACGGCGCATGACGCCCTCTCGGAACACCGGCCCTTCTCCCGGGTCGCCCAGCTGGCGCCGCTCTTCGACGTGCGCGTGCCGGTCCCTGGCGACACCTACACGGTGAACGTCAACCGCTACACGATCCGCAACGAGGCCGGGCCCTTCGTGTCGCGCCACTCCGCCTCGCTGCGGGCGATCTACGACATGGCCGATCCCGAACGGTCCGTTTTCATGCACTCGACCGGGCAGTCCGGTATCCCCACATCGCGGCTCTACCGCAACCTGGCGGAGCGCTGGGCGCGGGTGGAGTTCATGGCCATGCGGACCGACCGGGCGGAGATCGAGAAGGGCGCCATGGGCCGGCTGGTGCTGCAGCCGCGCTGA
- a CDS encoding 50S ribosomal protein L11 methyltransferase, translating into MLEGLHPVAPTHLMRLETSERAARKVGDLIGEMFDPAETAVAAFEAPDGQIWLVEVFFREAPDEDHVRGLVKAAAGDAVAACVTFHAIESRDWVRASLDGLKPVEAGRFTVFGSHDRDKVAPNAIPIEIEAALAFGTGHHGTTLGCLRAIDRLAKARRSFRPLDVGTGTGVLAIAAGLRHRVSVLASDIDAVSVEASRDNAALNKARGYVQVIHAAGLKDGRFRNGAPYDLVLANILPRPLVGMATDLVRLVAPGGWVVLSGIIPPHANLVISAYRDRGLRLVVRETIEGWVTLTMRRGG; encoded by the coding sequence ATGCTCGAAGGCCTGCACCCCGTCGCCCCCACCCATCTGATGCGGCTCGAAACCTCCGAGCGCGCAGCACGCAAGGTCGGCGACCTCATCGGCGAGATGTTCGATCCTGCCGAGACGGCGGTCGCGGCCTTCGAGGCCCCCGACGGTCAGATCTGGCTGGTCGAGGTCTTCTTCCGCGAGGCGCCGGACGAGGATCATGTGCGCGGCCTGGTGAAGGCCGCCGCGGGCGATGCGGTCGCGGCCTGCGTCACGTTTCACGCCATCGAGTCCCGCGACTGGGTGCGTGCCTCGCTTGACGGACTGAAGCCGGTCGAGGCCGGTCGCTTCACGGTGTTCGGCTCCCATGACCGCGACAAGGTCGCGCCCAACGCCATCCCCATCGAGATCGAGGCGGCGCTCGCCTTCGGCACCGGCCATCACGGCACGACCCTTGGCTGCCTGCGCGCGATCGACCGGCTGGCCAAGGCGCGCCGGTCGTTCCGCCCGCTCGATGTCGGCACCGGCACGGGCGTGCTCGCCATTGCCGCCGGCCTGCGCCACCGCGTGTCGGTCCTCGCCTCAGACATCGACGCGGTGTCGGTCGAGGCCTCGCGTGACAATGCCGCGCTCAACAAGGCGCGCGGCTATGTCCAGGTGATCCACGCGGCGGGCCTGAAGGACGGCCGTTTCCGCAATGGCGCGCCTTACGACCTCGTGCTCGCCAACATCCTGCCGCGCCCGCTGGTCGGCATGGCGACGGACCTCGTGCGCCTCGTCGCGCCCGGCGGGTGGGTCGTGCTGTCGGGCATCATCCCGCCCCACGCCAATCTCGTCATCTCCGCCTATCGCGACCGCGGCCTCAGGCTCGTCGTGCGCGAGACCATCGAGGGCTGGGTGACGCTGACCATGCGCCGCGGCGGCTGA
- a CDS encoding methyl-accepting chemotaxis protein, whose amino-acid sequence MSAITASAIASRATEEAAPTLETILAATRSVRGSTAAKIDDIHKITDGLRMLALNALIESARAGENGRGFAVVAAEVREISGRVGAIAQQFSAELARQMQELETMTLAMSSQAAGQRLVDLSLNAIELMDRNLYERTCDVRWWATDSAVVDALTEPAPDRAAHASSRLAVILGAYTVYLDIWLCDREGRIIASGRPDRFPVAGQSVRHEAWFNRAMGLATGDDYTVADVARSAQLRDAEVATYATAVRAGGAMHGMPLGVLAIHFDWEPQARAIVQGVRLSEDEARRSRVMLVDARKRVIASSDGKGVLSETVAFDTGGRRAGFAVNAQGTTTAFHLTPGYETYAGLGWYGVIQQRAR is encoded by the coding sequence ATGTCCGCCATTACCGCCTCTGCCATTGCTTCCCGCGCCACCGAGGAGGCAGCGCCCACCCTCGAGACGATCCTCGCGGCCACCCGATCGGTGCGCGGCAGCACCGCCGCCAAGATCGACGACATCCACAAGATCACCGACGGCCTGAGGATGCTGGCCCTCAATGCGCTCATCGAGTCGGCCCGCGCCGGAGAAAATGGCCGCGGCTTTGCCGTCGTCGCCGCCGAGGTTCGCGAGATCTCGGGACGTGTCGGGGCGATCGCCCAGCAGTTCTCCGCCGAGCTTGCCCGGCAGATGCAGGAGCTGGAGACCATGACCCTCGCGATGAGCAGCCAGGCGGCCGGCCAGCGCCTTGTCGACCTCTCCCTCAACGCGATCGAGCTCATGGACCGCAACCTCTATGAGCGGACCTGCGACGTGCGCTGGTGGGCGACGGACTCCGCCGTGGTCGACGCCCTGACCGAGCCTGCGCCCGACCGCGCAGCCCATGCATCGAGCCGGCTCGCCGTCATCCTCGGCGCCTACACGGTCTATCTCGACATCTGGCTCTGCGACCGGGAGGGCCGCATCATTGCCTCCGGGCGGCCGGATCGCTTTCCAGTGGCCGGACAGTCCGTGCGCCATGAGGCCTGGTTCAACCGCGCCATGGGCCTTGCCACCGGTGACGACTACACCGTGGCGGATGTAGCCCGCTCCGCCCAGCTGCGCGACGCCGAGGTCGCGACCTATGCCACGGCCGTGCGCGCGGGCGGCGCGATGCACGGCATGCCGCTCGGCGTGCTGGCCATCCATTTCGACTGGGAACCCCAGGCCCGCGCCATCGTCCAGGGCGTGCGGCTCAGCGAGGACGAGGCCCGGCGCAGCCGCGTCATGCTGGTCGATGCGCGCAAGCGCGTGATCGCCAGCTCCGACGGCAAGGGCGTGCTGAGCGAGACCGTGGCCTTCGACACCGGCGGGCGGCGCGCCGGCTTTGCCGTGAATGCGCAGGGCACGACGACCGCGTTCCACCTGACCCCGGGCTACGAGACCTATGCGGGGCTCGGCTGGTACGGCGTCATCCAGCAGCGGGCGCGGTGA
- a CDS encoding type II toxin-antitoxin system HicB family antitoxin, giving the protein MPSYIALVHKDPDSCYGVQFPDVPGVFSAADEIEDLVANAVEALELGAEDWEETHGSPFPLPRTIDQLRDDPDFREAAVDALLLIVPFDPPSRRAAAE; this is encoded by the coding sequence ATGCCGAGCTACATCGCCCTTGTCCATAAGGACCCCGACAGTTGCTATGGCGTCCAGTTCCCGGACGTTCCCGGTGTCTTTTCGGCAGCCGACGAGATCGAGGATCTTGTGGCCAATGCGGTTGAGGCGCTTGAACTGGGCGCCGAGGACTGGGAGGAGACCCATGGATCTCCTTTCCCCCTTCCGCGGACCATCGACCAGTTGCGCGACGATCCCGACTTCCGAGAGGCTGCGGTGGACGCCCTGCTTCTGATCGTCCCCTTCGATCCGCCGTCCCGCCGCGCCGCCGCGGAGTAG
- a CDS encoding type II toxin-antitoxin system HicA family toxin, with amino-acid sequence MLRDSRDIIRRLEREGFVLRAVKGSHHKYLHPETRRMVIVPHPKRDLPLGTVYSIYRQAGWARDR; translated from the coding sequence ATGCTTCGCGACAGTCGTGACATTATCCGCCGTCTTGAACGCGAGGGGTTTGTGCTGCGCGCTGTGAAGGGCTCGCACCACAAGTATCTCCATCCTGAGACCCGTCGGATGGTGATCGTGCCCCACCCCAAGCGAGACTTGCCGCTCGGAACGGTGTATTCCATCTATCGTCAGGCGGGCTGGGCCCGCGATCGGTAG
- a CDS encoding ATP-dependent helicase, protein MTDPAAFRQPSLAERAMAARGQQAAAAYLSGLNPEQRAAVETLDGPVLVLAGAGTGKTRVLTTRIAHILSQRRAYPSEILAVTFTNKAAREMKERIAHLVGEAVEGMPWLGTFHATGVKILRRHAELVGLKPGFTILDTDDQIRLLKQLIQAENIDEKRWPARMLASAIDGWKNRALTPDKVPAGEAASYANGLGLKLYADYQARLKVLNAVDFGDLLLEAIRLFRENPEVLAEYQRKFRFILVDEYQDTNVAQYLWLRLLAQRQEGRPQNICCVGDDDQSIYGWRGAEVDNILRFDKDFPGATVIRLERNYRSTGHILAAASHLIAHNEGRLGKTLFTDGEDGEKPTLTSVWDSEEEARSIGEELEQLQRSGHLLNETAILVRASFQMREFEDRFITIGLPYRVIGGPRFYERLEIRDALAYLRCVAQASDDLAFERIVNTPKRGLGDATLQQLHDFARANGVPLMQAARVLVETEELKPKVRRALKDLTEQFDRWAGQIEAMPHSELAQLVLDESGYTEMWQKDKTAEGAGRLENLKELVRSMEEFENLSGFLEHIALVTEARGDAETEDAVSIMTLHSAKGLEFETVFLPGWEEGLFPHQRSLDENGRAGLEEERRLAYVGITRARRRAKIYFAGNRRIHGLWQSTVPSRFVNDLPSAHVEISEGLGTSGYGGMGRGGFGQSRFDKVESFSSSYSTPGWLRAQAQRSLHEAQARFTGRTGSQAFGSSYAEGRGGFQGRLTDRSGGGKTIDGELVAKSTGEPSRYRPGDRVFHLKFGYGEVTAAEGNKLTVQFDKAGEKKVVDSFVQAA, encoded by the coding sequence ATGACCGACCCTGCCGCCTTCCGCCAGCCGAGCCTTGCCGAAAGGGCCATGGCCGCGCGTGGGCAGCAGGCGGCCGCCGCCTATCTCAGCGGGCTCAACCCGGAGCAGCGCGCGGCGGTCGAGACGCTGGATGGCCCGGTGTTGGTCCTCGCCGGCGCCGGCACCGGCAAGACGCGGGTGCTCACCACCCGCATCGCCCATATCCTCTCCCAGCGCCGCGCCTATCCCTCCGAGATCCTCGCCGTCACCTTCACCAACAAGGCCGCGCGCGAGATGAAGGAGCGCATCGCCCACCTCGTCGGCGAGGCGGTGGAGGGCATGCCCTGGCTCGGCACGTTCCACGCGACCGGCGTGAAGATCCTGCGCCGCCATGCCGAACTCGTCGGGCTGAAGCCGGGCTTCACCATCCTCGACACGGATGACCAGATCCGCCTGCTCAAGCAGCTCATCCAGGCCGAGAACATCGACGAGAAGCGCTGGCCGGCGCGGATGCTCGCCTCCGCCATCGACGGCTGGAAGAACCGCGCGCTGACCCCCGACAAGGTGCCGGCGGGCGAGGCGGCGTCCTATGCGAACGGCCTCGGCCTGAAGCTCTATGCCGACTACCAGGCGCGGCTGAAGGTGCTCAACGCCGTCGATTTCGGCGATCTCCTCCTGGAGGCCATCCGCCTGTTCCGCGAGAACCCGGAAGTGCTGGCGGAGTATCAGCGCAAGTTCCGCTTCATCCTCGTCGACGAGTACCAGGACACGAACGTCGCCCAGTATCTCTGGCTGCGGCTCCTTGCCCAGCGCCAGGAGGGCCGGCCGCAGAACATCTGCTGCGTTGGCGACGACGACCAGTCGATCTATGGCTGGCGCGGCGCCGAGGTCGACAACATCCTGCGCTTCGACAAGGACTTTCCGGGCGCCACCGTCATCCGGCTGGAGCGCAATTATCGCTCGACCGGCCATATCCTCGCGGCCGCCTCCCACCTCATCGCCCACAACGAGGGCCGCCTCGGCAAGACGCTGTTCACCGACGGCGAGGATGGCGAGAAGCCGACCCTGACCTCGGTCTGGGATTCGGAGGAAGAGGCGCGCTCGATCGGCGAGGAACTGGAGCAGCTGCAGCGCTCCGGCCACCTGCTGAACGAAACGGCGATCCTCGTCCGCGCCTCGTTCCAGATGCGCGAGTTCGAGGACCGGTTCATCACCATCGGTCTGCCCTACCGTGTCATCGGCGGCCCGCGCTTCTACGAGCGTCTCGAGATCCGCGACGCGCTGGCCTATCTGCGCTGCGTCGCGCAGGCCTCGGACGATCTCGCCTTCGAGCGCATCGTCAACACGCCGAAGCGCGGCCTCGGGGACGCGACGCTGCAGCAGCTCCACGACTTCGCGCGCGCGAACGGCGTGCCGCTCATGCAGGCGGCCCGCGTGCTGGTGGAGACCGAGGAGCTGAAGCCCAAGGTGCGCCGTGCGCTGAAGGACCTCACCGAGCAGTTCGACCGCTGGGCCGGACAGATCGAGGCCATGCCGCATTCCGAGCTGGCCCAGCTCGTGCTCGACGAGAGCGGCTACACGGAGATGTGGCAGAAGGACAAGACCGCGGAAGGTGCGGGGCGGCTGGAAAACCTCAAGGAGCTCGTGCGCTCCATGGAGGAGTTCGAGAACCTCTCGGGGTTCCTCGAGCATATCGCCCTCGTCACCGAGGCGCGCGGCGATGCCGAGACCGAGGACGCGGTGTCGATCATGACCCTGCACTCCGCCAAGGGGCTCGAGTTCGAGACGGTGTTCCTCCCCGGCTGGGAGGAGGGGCTCTTTCCCCACCAGCGCTCGCTCGACGAGAACGGCCGCGCCGGTCTCGAGGAGGAGCGGCGCCTCGCCTATGTCGGCATCACCCGCGCGCGGCGGCGGGCGAAGATCTATTTTGCCGGCAACAGGCGCATTCACGGCCTCTGGCAGTCGACGGTGCCCAGCCGCTTCGTCAACGACCTTCCCTCGGCCCATGTGGAGATCAGCGAGGGGCTCGGCACCTCGGGCTATGGCGGCATGGGCCGCGGCGGCTTCGGCCAGAGCCGCTTCGACAAGGTCGAGAGCTTCTCGTCGAGCTATTCGACGCCCGGCTGGCTGCGCGCCCAGGCGCAGCGCTCCCTGCACGAGGCGCAGGCGCGATTCACCGGTCGCACGGGGAGCCAGGCCTTCGGATCAAGCTATGCCGAGGGGCGCGGCGGCTTCCAGGGCCGGCTCACCGACCGCTCGGGCGGCGGCAAGACCATCGATGGCGAGCTCGTCGCCAAGTCGACCGGCGAGCCCTCGCGCTACCGGCCGGGTGACCGGGTGTTCCACCTCAAGTTCGGCTATGGCGAGGTGACCGCCGCCGAGGGCAACAAGCTCACGGTGCAGTTCGACAAGGCCGGCGAGAAGAAGGTGGTCGACAGCTTCGTCCAGGCGGCGTGA